TAAATGAAGAATAAACCCTATAATACCTTATAACAACATTTGGCACCGTGCCAGAAGATCCATAGAAACAACAGCAATCAGAAAGCTGCAGGTTTTTGAAGAACTTCTCCCTACCAGATGTGGATGCAGCTGAGCACCGCGAACACCAGCCCGAGGATGAACGCCATGGGCACGGCCAGCAGAGTGCTCAGCAGCCGGTAGAAGATGAATTTGACCAGCTCGAACACGGCGTGGCTTCCTATCCACACTTTGTCGAAGCTGTGTGTGGAGATGGGCTCCGCGATGACATCTTCAAATCCAACCTgtaagatcacacacacaaacatacacacacagatcacacacacgcagacacacacagtgagctAAAGAAAACTACCAGGAAGGATGGCTTTATGGTGGATTTACGCGTCTTCCAGGTATTCAAGCTGCACATAACCGAGTTTGTTGGATCAAATATGACTACATTAGTAAGTTAATGTAGAAAAGGAATCGCTACTCTGTCACCAAGTTTCACTTTCTAAGCCTAACTCCGCACATTGATGATTAGTTTACCTTCAGCTGAGCGTTAATATCATTCGGATCTCGGTCCGGTTCCGCTTCGTACATCTTCCCCTTCTTCAGAATGGGTTCTATGGATCTGTTAAACTCGTCGTCGTCCATAAACACACTGGTATCCATGTTTTCCTTCTCCAGACCCATGTTGCCGGGCTGACAGTGCAGGCAGAGCAGCTGGTGACGGTGCGCTGTGCGCCGCACTGAGCGCCACCCCGCCCTGTATGGAAAGCAGCGCAGCGGGGGGCAGTGGAGACACGGCGAGctcagagtcagagtcacagCCCCGGGACATTCAGGAGCTGACTGCCGCTACTGTGCAGTGTACCGGGCCCCAGGCACGAGCCATGGACACCCAGGAGTCCCTATGAATACACAAAACCTCTCCATGTGATTAAGCATGAAAACCTGCAGGCCTTATTTGTTTACAGGGGTGGAAAGAAGCAGAgggtggagaagtactcaggtcttgttcttgagtaaaagtagaagtactcagatcttgtacttgagtaaaattagaaatactcagatcttgtacttgagtaaaagtagaagtactcagatcttgtacttgagtaaagtagaagtactcaggtcttgtacttgagtaaaagtagaagtactcagatcttgtacttgagtaaagtagaagtactcagatcttgtacttgagtaaagtagaagtactcagatcttgtacttgagtaaagtagaagtactcagatcttgtacttgagtaaaagtagaagtactcagatcttgtacttgagtaaagaagaagtactcagatcttgtacttgagtaaagtagaagtactcagatcttgtacttgagtaaagtagaagtactcagatcttgtgtttgagtaaagtagaagtactcagatcttgtgcttgagtaaagtagaagtactcagatcttgttcttgagtaaagtagaagtactcagatcttgttcttgagtaaagtagaagtactcaggtcttgttcttgagtaaagtagaagtactcagatcttgttcttgagtaaagtagaagtactcaggtcttgtacttgagtaaagtagaagtactcagatcttgtacttgagtaaaagtagaagtactcagatcttgtgcttgagtaaagtagaagtactcaggtcttgtacttgagtaaagaagaagtattcagatcttgtacttgagtaaaagtagaagtactcagatcttgtgcttgagtaaagtagaagtactcagatcttgtgtttgagtaaagtagaagtactcagatcttgtgcttgagtaaagtagaagtactcagatcttgttcttgagtaaagtagaagtactcagatcttgttcttgagtaaagtagaagtactcaggtcttgttcttgagtaaagtagaagtactcagatcttgttcttgagtaaagtagaagtactcaggtcttgtacttgagtaaagtagaagtaccagagtgtaggaatactctgtcacagtaaaagtattctaaatgttcctccagtgaaagtagaaagtactctcctctaaatgtacttaaagtagcgacagtaaaagtagtcattgtctgattggtccatttcagaataatatctctgatatgttttataatgattgatcattaaagtgttctcagagctggtaaaggtgcagctagtttgaatggctttgtatactgcagggtagctgctggatttactgcaggtgaactacagtctgattatAGGgagatcatatttaccatcgttcatcctaatctgcctagcaactaaaggtattacattTAGAGATATTGCACTCCAATGCATTTCGGAGACAAATACTGTACGCATTACATGTTTTTAACACCCAAAGTtacttttacatataaaaaacacatgacaaacatgtaaaataagaTGGAGTACTGCAATACTGATATATAAATACAGCCTAGTATACTATAACTATAACATTGGTTCCACATTGACGAACTCAAACATCAAAATGCTCTTCAATGTATTTCTAAGTGGTAAAAACAGCAATAACCCTAAAAGACATGACAACTGTGAGAAGAGAGATTATGCATGGATAAATAATTCAGATGTTTTGGAAAAGGTAACAACCTGCAGTTTTGATTCCCCCCAGGCCgtttgttttggagagaaaCACCCACATGTTTATTTCCACAACAGTTTGTAACTATATAATCCTGGTCATTATTATTGCTGCTGAATCTGTACAGGCTGTTCTACCTGTTGAGTAGATTTACCGCACATGTTCCTTTTGGTCTGCATGGATTTATGAGGCGCTGGCTGTTTCACGAACGCTTCAGCcaacattgttaaaataactGCAGATCCTCAGAAGCCCAAACAGGAAGAAGCACAACAGGAAGAGCTTTTCGTCGAGCAGCAGAGCCTCACATGGAGATGAAATATCAGAGGACAGGATCCGACCTGACCCCCGACCCCTCACAACGTATATAAACGTATGATCTTTGTTACCATGATATCTGACTGTgattgaagaagaagaaggggtcCTATTATGCAAGTGGtggttgtccctttcctgtagtgtgtcctataggttttggtgcatgtaaatggtctgcaaaggctaacatcccagtgttccctccagagacagtttctctcccacctgaaatgcctccattgtactcctttgtttacttgtgttacatagtgacatcacaatgaaacaaaaatattcaGAGACTCCTCAGGAGAAACATTTATGAGGATGTTGCGGATCCTCTGACCTTTACCTCAGTCAAAATCCATACTTATGGTCTCCTGGAGATATATTCTGAAGTAAACAATTCACAGAAGAAAAGGCAGGTGCAAAAAAACAAGGGGTTTGCTCACAAAGCACAAGGATAAAGAAATCCAGGCAGGTAAACAAATCGAAATACAGGAAATACAGGAAA
Above is a genomic segment from Eleginops maclovinus isolate JMC-PN-2008 ecotype Puerto Natales chromosome 2, JC_Emac_rtc_rv5, whole genome shotgun sequence containing:
- the cav2 gene encoding caveolin-2 encodes the protein MGLEKENMDTSVFMDDDEFNRSIEPILKKGKMYEAEPDRDPNDINAQLKVGFEDVIAEPISTHSFDKVWIGSHAVFELVKFIFYRLLSTLLAVPMAFILGLVFAVLSCIHIWLVMPAIQSFMMLLPSVHVVWRSLTDMFVTPLVHSMGKCLSSVNVKTAEY